The proteins below come from a single Oryzomicrobium terrae genomic window:
- the hemN gene encoding oxygen-independent coproporphyrinogen III oxidase: MAPPLSPTSNASNVVFDPEIIQRFDISGPRYTSYPTADRFVEAFDADALKAWLGKREIGGVGGPMSAAGRALSLYFHLPFCNTICYYCACNKIITKDHGRSAKYIKYLGKELALQAEYLDGSRDVAQLHWGGGTPTFLSHDEMRQLMGLTRKYFKLLDGGEFSIEVDPRKVDAETVAVLGELGFNRMSIGVQDFDERVQVAVNRVQSEEETANVVSAARANGFQSISMDLIYGLPHQTVMGFNRTLERVLAMSPDRLSIYNYAHLPHHFKPQRRILEADLPSADAKLQILQLAIKKLTEAGYVFIGMDHFAKPDDELAVAQRQGRLHRNFQGYSTHADCDMLSFGISSIAKVGPTYSQNVRTLDEYYDRLDAGQLPVLRGLELSADDILRRSIIQALMCHFELSLESIEIAHLIDFRKYFAAELDDLKEMEEAGLVKVDDKWITVLPPGRMLVRVIAMVFDRYLRADRQRTRYSKVI; encoded by the coding sequence ATGGCGCCCCCGCTCTCCCCAACTTCCAACGCGTCCAACGTCGTCTTCGATCCTGAGATCATTCAGCGCTTCGATATCAGCGGGCCGCGTTATACGTCGTATCCGACGGCCGACCGTTTTGTTGAAGCCTTTGACGCCGATGCGCTCAAAGCGTGGCTGGGGAAGCGCGAGATCGGTGGTGTGGGCGGCCCGATGAGCGCGGCCGGACGTGCGCTGTCATTATACTTCCACCTCCCCTTCTGCAATACCATCTGCTACTACTGCGCCTGTAACAAGATCATCACCAAGGATCACGGGCGTAGCGCCAAGTACATCAAGTACCTGGGCAAGGAGCTGGCCCTCCAGGCCGAATACCTGGACGGCAGCCGTGACGTGGCCCAGTTGCATTGGGGTGGCGGTACGCCAACCTTCCTCTCCCACGACGAAATGCGCCAGTTGATGGGGCTGACGCGCAAGTACTTCAAACTACTCGACGGCGGCGAGTTCTCCATCGAGGTGGACCCGCGCAAGGTGGATGCAGAAACCGTCGCTGTGCTCGGCGAACTGGGCTTCAATCGCATGAGCATCGGCGTGCAGGACTTCGACGAGCGCGTCCAAGTGGCGGTGAACCGGGTCCAGTCCGAGGAAGAAACGGCCAACGTGGTCAGCGCGGCCCGAGCCAACGGCTTCCAGTCGATTTCCATGGACCTCATCTACGGCCTGCCGCACCAGACCGTGATGGGCTTCAACCGCACCCTGGAGCGGGTCCTGGCGATGAGCCCGGACCGCCTGTCGATCTACAACTACGCCCACCTGCCGCACCACTTCAAGCCGCAGCGGCGCATTCTCGAAGCCGATCTGCCCAGCGCCGATGCCAAGCTGCAGATCCTGCAACTGGCGATCAAGAAGCTCACCGAGGCCGGCTATGTCTTCATCGGCATGGACCACTTCGCCAAGCCCGATGACGAGCTGGCGGTGGCCCAGCGCCAGGGGCGGCTGCATCGCAACTTCCAGGGCTATTCGACCCATGCGGACTGCGACATGCTGTCCTTCGGCATCTCGTCGATCGCCAAGGTGGGGCCCACCTATAGCCAGAACGTGCGTACCCTGGACGAGTACTACGACCGCCTCGATGCCGGCCAGTTGCCGGTGTTGCGCGGCCTGGAATTGAGCGCCGACGACATCCTGCGCCGCTCGATCATCCAGGCCCTGATGTGCCACTTCGAGCTGTCCCTGGAGTCGATCGAGATTGCCCACCTGATCGATTTTCGTAAGTACTTTGCCGCCGAACTTGACGACCTCAAGGAAATGGAAGAAGCGGGTCTGGTCAAGGTGGACGACAAGTGGATCACCGTCTTGCCCCCGGGGCGCATGCTGGTCCGGGTGATCGCCATGGTGTTCGACCGCTACCTGCGTGCCGACCGGCAGCGCACCCGCTACTCCAAAGTCATCTGA
- a CDS encoding universal stress protein, producing the protein MFKHILVPTDGSELSQEAAKRAIGFAKEIGAQVTAFYAKPEYPITYYGEGALIDPTTPEKFAELAEQQAKEFLAGVAELAQAQGVTCKTVAVTSDVPYEAIIATAQDSGCDLIFMASHGRRGISGLLLGSETNKVLTHSTIPVLVYR; encoded by the coding sequence ATGTTCAAACACATTCTGGTCCCCACGGACGGTTCCGAGCTGTCCCAAGAGGCCGCCAAGCGCGCCATCGGTTTCGCCAAGGAAATCGGCGCCCAAGTCACGGCGTTCTACGCCAAGCCCGAATACCCGATCACCTACTACGGTGAAGGCGCTCTGATCGACCCCACTACGCCGGAAAAATTCGCCGAACTGGCGGAGCAGCAGGCCAAGGAATTTCTCGCCGGCGTAGCCGAACTCGCCCAGGCTCAAGGCGTGACGTGCAAGACAGTGGCCGTCACCAGCGACGTCCCCTACGAGGCGATCATCGCCACGGCCCAGGATAGCGGCTGCGACCTGATCTTCATGGCTTCCCACGGCCGCCGCGGCATCTCCGGCCTGCTGCTCGGCAGCGAGACCAACAAGGTGCTCACCCACTCGACGATCCCGGTACTGGTATATCGCTGA
- a CDS encoding sulfite exporter TauE/SafE family protein: protein MTPASLLPFVLVGFLGGPHCVGMCGGIVAALAAGSAPGRRGGLHLAYNLGRISAYVAAGALLGALGGWLGAGGQSAIAAQWPVRTVLFLLANLLLVGMGLYLLGLPQLLLPLERGGQRLWRRIQPLTRHFLPVRSPLQALPLGFLWGFLPCGLVYSALASALASGSAAGGAAILLAFGLGTLPNLLAIGLLAVRLKEWARHPVVRRVAGSLVLAYGAWGLFAAVRLLAG, encoded by the coding sequence TTGACCCCCGCTTCCCTGCTGCCTTTCGTCCTCGTCGGCTTTCTTGGCGGGCCCCACTGCGTCGGCATGTGTGGAGGTATCGTCGCCGCCTTGGCCGCGGGCAGCGCTCCGGGGCGGCGGGGCGGTTTGCATCTTGCCTATAACCTGGGGCGGATCAGTGCCTATGTGGCTGCCGGTGCGCTTCTGGGCGCCCTGGGCGGCTGGCTCGGGGCCGGTGGGCAGTCGGCCATTGCCGCCCAGTGGCCGGTACGCACGGTCCTGTTCCTGCTGGCCAACCTGCTGCTGGTGGGCATGGGCCTGTACCTGCTCGGTCTGCCCCAATTGCTGCTGCCGCTGGAGCGGGGCGGGCAGCGTCTGTGGCGGCGTATCCAGCCCCTGACCCGACATTTTCTCCCGGTACGCTCGCCGCTTCAGGCGTTGCCCCTGGGCTTCCTCTGGGGATTCCTGCCCTGCGGTCTGGTCTATAGCGCCCTAGCGTCGGCCCTGGCATCCGGTTCGGCGGCAGGCGGTGCGGCCATCCTGCTGGCCTTCGGTCTGGGGACGTTGCCCAATTTGCTGGCGATCGGCTTGCTGGCGGTGCGTCTCAAGGAATGGGCACGCCACCCGGTGGTGCGGCGCGTGGCGGGCAGCCTGGTGCTGGCCTACGGGGCCTGGGGCTTGTTCGCTGCCGTGCGTCTGCTGGCAGGCTGA
- a CDS encoding PHA/PHB synthase family protein, giving the protein MTTPKPSSQKHCTVDLRGLSPFETLSEKLAQQFDPFGVTTSLLNAQIAWWLHPQELTRVLTCLSGDALALQAHIMRRAWGLPSTDVVTPEPGDARFADPAWAEVPTWDIAKETYLAITHRLQDMYFETPGLSDKERRRAAFWLRKWLNAMAPTNFFWTNPVALRKFAETNGESVARGFQHYLEDIRAGNIRMVDEDAFAVGKDLATTPGQVVFRNRLVEVIQYTPTTDKVRAIPLVIFPPWINKFYILDLNAKKSLVSYLVGQGFTVFLASWKNPTPEMAEVSFDDYLQEGYQKVIEAATAIAKVPQVHAIGYCIGGTGLTAYLAWANRHYGDPAKVPVAHWTTLTTLTDFARPGDIEVFLDEGAVEWLEQKMAKQGYLDGKDMASSFRMLRSNSLIWHYWVHSYLYGEPLPPFDVLFWNSDTTRMPRAMHSYYLREMYLKNNLIKKDAMTLSGEPLDMTRIVQPLFAVTAEDDHIAPWRQCFHIRRHIPAPMRFVLSTSGHILGIVNPPVDPPKRAYWMGDVGHGQSSEAWQEGVSRQEGSWWPAWVAWLDERCGERVAPPKPHRAYPALGAAPGTYVLES; this is encoded by the coding sequence ATGACCACTCCCAAACCTTCCTCCCAGAAACACTGCACGGTGGATTTGCGCGGGCTCAGTCCTTTTGAGACGCTGAGTGAAAAGCTCGCGCAGCAGTTCGATCCTTTTGGCGTGACCACCTCGCTGCTCAATGCCCAGATCGCCTGGTGGTTGCATCCCCAGGAGTTGACCCGGGTGCTGACCTGCCTTTCCGGCGATGCCCTGGCGCTACAGGCCCACATCATGCGCCGTGCCTGGGGGCTGCCATCCACCGACGTGGTAACGCCGGAGCCGGGCGATGCCCGCTTTGCCGACCCGGCCTGGGCCGAGGTGCCGACCTGGGATATCGCCAAGGAAACCTACCTGGCCATCACTCACCGTCTCCAGGACATGTACTTCGAGACGCCGGGGCTGTCGGACAAGGAGCGCCGCCGGGCCGCATTCTGGTTGCGCAAGTGGCTCAATGCCATGGCGCCGACCAATTTCTTCTGGACCAACCCGGTAGCCCTGCGCAAGTTTGCCGAGACGAATGGCGAGAGTGTGGCGCGCGGCTTCCAGCATTACTTAGAGGATATCCGGGCGGGCAATATCCGCATGGTGGACGAGGACGCCTTTGCCGTGGGCAAGGATTTGGCCACGACCCCTGGGCAGGTGGTGTTCCGCAACCGTCTAGTGGAGGTGATCCAGTACACCCCGACCACCGACAAGGTGCGCGCCATCCCCCTGGTGATCTTTCCCCCCTGGATCAACAAGTTCTACATCCTCGACCTGAACGCCAAGAAAAGCCTGGTCAGCTATCTGGTGGGCCAGGGCTTCACGGTCTTCCTGGCCAGCTGGAAGAATCCCACGCCCGAGATGGCCGAGGTCAGCTTCGACGATTACCTGCAAGAGGGCTACCAGAAGGTCATCGAGGCGGCGACCGCCATTGCCAAAGTGCCTCAGGTGCACGCCATCGGTTATTGCATCGGCGGCACCGGCCTGACCGCCTACCTGGCCTGGGCGAACCGCCATTATGGGGACCCCGCCAAGGTGCCGGTCGCCCACTGGACTACCCTCACCACCTTGACCGACTTCGCCCGTCCCGGCGATATCGAAGTATTCCTCGACGAGGGGGCCGTGGAGTGGCTGGAGCAGAAAATGGCCAAGCAGGGTTACCTGGATGGCAAGGACATGGCCTCCTCGTTCCGCATGCTGCGCTCCAACAGCCTGATCTGGCATTACTGGGTGCACAGCTACCTCTACGGCGAGCCGCTGCCGCCCTTTGACGTGCTGTTCTGGAACAGCGACACCACGCGCATGCCGCGGGCCATGCACAGCTACTACCTGCGCGAGATGTACCTGAAGAACAACCTGATCAAGAAGGACGCCATGACTCTGTCCGGCGAGCCCCTCGACATGACGCGCATCGTCCAGCCCCTGTTCGCAGTGACCGCCGAGGACGACCACATCGCCCCGTGGCGGCAGTGCTTCCACATCCGGCGCCACATTCCGGCGCCGATGCGCTTTGTCCTGTCCACCTCCGGCCACATCCTGGGCATCGTCAATCCGCCGGTGGATCCCCCCAAACGAGCCTACTGGATGGGCGACGTCGGCCACGGCCAGTCCAGCGAAGCTTGGCAGGAGGGGGTGAGCCGCCAGGAAGGCAGCTGGTGGCCGGCCTGGGTGGCCTGGCTGGACGAGCGTTGCGGCGAACGCGTGGCCCCGCCCAAGCCGCACCGGGCCTATCCTGCCCTGGGGGCGGCCCCGGGTACTTACGTGCTGGAATCCTGA
- a CDS encoding NAD(P)H-dependent flavin oxidoreductase, with amino-acid sequence MSLHSPSLKIRGKSLLPVVQGGMGVGISAHRLAGAVARENAVGTIASVDLRRHHPDLMEETGRCRDKARIDRANLIALDREIQAAKEMARGVGLVAVNVMRAVSEYAACIRQSCESGADAIVMGAGLPLELPELTRDHPTVALLPILSDVRGVALVLKKWMRKNVLPDAIVIEHPAHAAGHLGAARQADLGDPRFAFETVIPGVLQTYKELGIESENIPVIPAGGINSHEKVRHLFALGASAVQLGSAFAVTEEGDADLAFKQVLAGARPEDVVEFMSCAGLPARAVRTPWLDKYLKREEKLQAAASGEHKCTLAWDCLVQCGLRDGLAKFGQFCIDSQLAAAMRGDVQKGLFFRGADSLPFGDKIRSVKELIHYLMTGERPILAA; translated from the coding sequence ATGTCCCTGCATTCCCCTTCCCTCAAGATCCGCGGCAAATCCCTGCTCCCTGTCGTCCAGGGGGGCATGGGGGTGGGGATCTCCGCCCATCGCCTGGCTGGGGCGGTGGCCCGGGAGAATGCGGTGGGCACCATCGCCAGCGTCGACCTGCGCCGCCATCATCCCGACTTGATGGAAGAAACCGGGCGCTGCCGCGACAAGGCTCGGATCGACCGGGCCAACCTGATCGCCCTTGACCGGGAGATCCAGGCCGCCAAGGAAATGGCCCGGGGCGTCGGCCTGGTTGCGGTCAACGTCATGCGCGCCGTGTCCGAATACGCGGCCTGCATCCGCCAGTCCTGCGAGTCCGGCGCCGACGCCATCGTCATGGGCGCCGGCCTGCCCCTGGAACTGCCCGAGCTGACCCGGGACCATCCCACCGTGGCCCTGCTGCCGATCCTCTCCGATGTGCGCGGGGTGGCCCTGGTGCTCAAGAAATGGATGCGCAAGAACGTTCTGCCCGACGCCATCGTCATCGAGCATCCGGCCCATGCTGCCGGCCACCTAGGGGCGGCGCGCCAGGCCGACCTGGGCGATCCCCGCTTCGCCTTCGAAACCGTGATTCCCGGCGTGCTGCAGACCTACAAGGAACTGGGCATCGAATCGGAAAACATCCCGGTGATACCTGCCGGTGGCATCAACAGCCACGAGAAGGTGCGGCACCTGTTCGCCCTCGGCGCCTCCGCCGTGCAGCTCGGCTCGGCCTTTGCCGTGACCGAGGAGGGCGACGCGGACCTCGCCTTCAAGCAGGTGCTGGCCGGGGCCCGGCCCGAGGACGTGGTCGAGTTCATGAGCTGCGCCGGGCTGCCGGCCCGGGCGGTGCGCACCCCCTGGCTGGACAAGTACCTGAAGCGCGAAGAGAAGCTCCAGGCCGCCGCCAGCGGCGAGCACAAGTGCACCCTGGCCTGGGATTGCCTGGTGCAATGTGGCTTGCGCGACGGTCTCGCCAAGTTCGGCCAGTTCTGCATCGACAGCCAGCTGGCGGCCGCAATGCGCGGCGATGTGCAGAAGGGGCTATTCTTCCGCGGCGCCGACAGCCTGCCCTTCGGCGACAAGATCCGTTCGGTGAAGGAACTGATCCACTACCTGATGACCGGCGAGCGTCCCATCCTGGCGGCCTGA
- a CDS encoding DUF2249 domain-containing protein: MKLNLEALDGPVIDARDLEPPEPFVRTMAALDDIGPGQSLHLVLPREPYPLYNALAMNGFTHDTSYSDDGFVVVRIFRK, encoded by the coding sequence ATGAAATTGAACCTCGAAGCCCTCGACGGGCCGGTCATCGACGCCCGCGACCTGGAACCCCCCGAACCCTTCGTCCGCACCATGGCGGCCCTGGATGACATCGGGCCGGGCCAGTCCCTGCACCTGGTATTGCCCCGGGAGCCCTATCCCCTTTACAACGCCCTGGCCATGAACGGCTTCACCCACGACACCAGTTATAGCGACGATGGTTTCGTGGTGGTGCGCATCTTCCGCAAGTGA
- the fnr gene encoding fumarate/nitrate reduction transcriptional regulator Fnr produces the protein MSENRALKTVNLSVIKTACSNCNLRELCLPLGLNSLEMAKLEEIVSNRKRVKRGDLLYRAGEPFEALYAIRSGFFKTDVIMEDGRDQVTGFQMSGELLGLDGISNENHSCNAIALEDSEVCLIPFDHLERLSRQVPTLQNHFHKVMSREIVRDHGVMMLLGTMRAEERLAAFLLNLSQRFVARGYSPAEFYLRMTREEIGSYLGLKLETVSRSFSKFQEEGLIAVQQKHIRILDIPGLKRLMNHGQG, from the coding sequence ATGTCCGAAAACCGGGCTTTGAAAACCGTCAATCTTTCGGTCATCAAGACCGCTTGTTCCAACTGCAATCTCCGCGAGTTGTGTCTGCCGCTCGGGCTGAATTCGCTGGAGATGGCCAAGCTGGAGGAGATCGTCTCGAACCGCAAGCGGGTCAAGCGCGGCGACCTGCTCTACCGCGCCGGCGAGCCCTTCGAGGCACTCTATGCGATTCGCAGCGGCTTCTTCAAGACCGACGTGATCATGGAGGATGGCCGGGATCAGGTCACCGGTTTTCAGATGTCCGGCGAGTTGCTCGGGCTGGACGGCATCAGCAACGAAAACCACTCCTGTAACGCCATCGCCCTGGAAGACAGCGAAGTCTGCCTGATCCCCTTCGACCACTTGGAACGCCTGTCACGCCAGGTGCCGACCCTGCAGAACCACTTTCACAAGGTGATGAGCCGGGAAATCGTGCGCGACCACGGGGTGATGATGCTGCTCGGCACCATGCGTGCCGAGGAACGTCTGGCCGCGTTCCTGCTCAACCTGTCGCAGCGCTTCGTCGCCCGAGGTTATTCCCCTGCCGAGTTCTACCTGCGCATGACCCGGGAAGAAATCGGCAGCTACCTGGGCCTCAAGCTCGAAACCGTCTCCCGCTCCTTCTCCAAGTTCCAGGAAGAAGGGCTGATCGCGGTGCAGCAGAAGCACATCCGCATCCTCGACATCCCGGGCCTCAAGCGCCTGATGAACCACGGCCAGGGCTGA
- a CDS encoding SirB2 family protein — MPTAYLILKHLHVTCVALSGLGFLLRGGLMLADSPLLQARLLRILPHVVDTLLLASALSLAALLGQYPFVAGWLTAKVLGLIAYILCGTVALKRGRTKAVRVLFLILALGCFAYIVSVALSRNPWGFFLFLS; from the coding sequence ATGCCGACCGCCTACCTGATCCTGAAACACCTGCATGTCACCTGCGTGGCTCTGTCCGGTCTCGGCTTCCTGTTGCGCGGCGGGCTCATGCTGGCCGATTCGCCCCTGCTTCAGGCCCGGTTGCTGCGCATCCTTCCCCATGTCGTCGACACCCTGCTGCTCGCCAGCGCCTTGAGCCTGGCGGCGCTGCTTGGCCAGTACCCCTTCGTCGCCGGCTGGCTCACCGCCAAGGTGCTGGGGCTCATCGCCTACATCCTGTGCGGCACGGTGGCCTTGAAACGGGGGCGAACCAAGGCGGTACGGGTGCTGTTCCTGATTCTCGCCCTGGGCTGCTTCGCCTACATCGTCTCGGTGGCGCTCAGCCGCAATCCCTGGGGCTTTTTCCTGTTTCTGTCCTGA
- a CDS encoding hemerythrin domain-containing protein yields MSATPSFVPAAPGSAAATSLSGLFTSHHRHCDEAFAVAEKAAAAGDWPAAEAAFDTFSTDLLAHFATEEEQLFPAFESATGMTGGPTAVMRHEHVQMRGLVANARQALADHDGDAFLGEADTLLILMEQHNLKEENILYPMCDAQLAGQAAELLPRCTASLQSGA; encoded by the coding sequence ATGTCCGCCACCCCATCGTTTGTTCCCGCCGCTCCAGGGAGTGCCGCCGCGACTTCCCTGTCCGGGCTGTTTACCAGCCACCACCGGCATTGCGACGAAGCCTTCGCGGTCGCCGAAAAAGCCGCCGCCGCAGGCGATTGGCCGGCTGCCGAAGCCGCCTTCGATACCTTTTCCACCGACCTGCTGGCGCACTTCGCCACCGAGGAAGAGCAGCTCTTCCCTGCTTTCGAGAGCGCTACCGGCATGACCGGCGGTCCGACGGCGGTGATGCGCCACGAGCACGTGCAGATGCGTGGCCTGGTGGCCAACGCCCGCCAGGCCCTGGCCGACCACGACGGCGATGCGTTTCTCGGCGAGGCCGACACCCTGCTGATCCTCATGGAGCAGCACAACCTCAAGGAAGAGAACATCCTCTATCCGATGTGCGATGCCCAACTGGCCGGGCAAGCCGCGGAACTGCTGCCGCGTTGCACGGCCTCATTGCAGAGTGGCGCGTAA
- a CDS encoding hemerythrin domain-containing protein: protein MSASLLGPAAPAFDEPLEMLDACHGRIEAQLKTLERLVEHLPRHGVDAAARQAIEGVVRYFTVAAPHHHEDEEVDLFPALHAAVAGRTGEDDEVAALVTRLLADHRRMDVARDAMLDHLGKLLAGGAADLSAESVAALAALYREHIALETEQLLPLAKRVLPAAVARGLGERMATRRGAPMPG, encoded by the coding sequence ATGTCCGCTTCCCTTCTCGGTCCGGCTGCTCCGGCCTTTGACGAACCCCTGGAAATGCTCGATGCCTGCCACGGCCGCATCGAGGCCCAGTTGAAGACCCTGGAACGGCTGGTCGAGCACCTGCCCCGGCATGGGGTGGATGCGGCGGCACGCCAGGCCATCGAGGGGGTGGTGCGCTATTTCACCGTGGCCGCCCCCCATCACCACGAAGACGAGGAGGTGGATCTGTTTCCCGCCCTGCACGCGGCAGTGGCCGGCCGAACCGGCGAGGATGACGAGGTGGCGGCGCTGGTGACACGCTTGCTGGCGGACCATCGGCGCATGGACGTGGCCCGGGACGCGATGCTCGACCATCTGGGCAAGTTGCTGGCCGGCGGAGCGGCGGACTTGTCGGCGGAGTCGGTGGCTGCCCTGGCGGCCCTCTACCGGGAGCACATCGCCCTGGAAACCGAGCAGTTGCTACCCCTGGCCAAGCGGGTGCTGCCGGCGGCGGTGGCGCGGGGGCTGGGCGAACGGATGGCGACCCGGCGCGGCGCCCCCATGCCGGGGTGA
- a CDS encoding DUF3149 domain-containing protein — protein sequence MAWQVLLGTDVGLLSLAVIVGVILMSGYFAWYFNKKVNEESRTKGGL from the coding sequence ATGGCTTGGCAAGTACTGTTGGGTACCGACGTTGGTCTGCTCAGTCTGGCGGTGATCGTCGGCGTTATCCTGATGTCGGGGTACTTTGCTTGGTATTTCAATAAGAAAGTGAATGAAGAGTCCCGTACGAAAGGCGGGCTCTGA
- a CDS encoding FTR1 family iron permease, whose amino-acid sequence MMQALVIALREGLEAFLIVAITLAYLRQTNRHPLTTAVYWGTGAGVVASSIAGYFFGKAESQPFWEGTLAAIAAVLVISMVVYMLSAAKHMRANIAARIEAASLKSGTGAWIGVFAFVLLMITREGMETALMLSAVLFSSGMEDLAIGCILGVLLAALVAWGWGRFGSRIRLDRFFKVTSVFLVLFALQLVFYAFHEYTETGLLPIDNDYWHVVTEPWGPEGQYGQWITYSLVVVPLLWFVALVVRDKLSQPTRHAPSAQV is encoded by the coding sequence ATGATGCAAGCCCTTGTCATCGCCCTGCGGGAAGGCCTGGAGGCTTTTCTGATCGTGGCCATCACCCTTGCCTACCTGCGCCAGACAAACCGCCATCCCCTCACCACGGCGGTGTATTGGGGCACCGGTGCCGGGGTGGTCGCTTCGTCCATCGCTGGTTACTTCTTCGGCAAGGCAGAGAGCCAGCCCTTCTGGGAAGGCACCCTGGCGGCCATCGCCGCGGTGCTGGTGATTTCGATGGTGGTGTACATGCTCTCCGCCGCCAAGCACATGCGGGCCAACATCGCCGCCCGGATCGAAGCGGCCAGCCTCAAATCCGGCACCGGCGCCTGGATCGGCGTATTCGCCTTCGTCCTGCTGATGATCACCCGGGAAGGCATGGAAACCGCCCTGATGCTCTCTGCCGTGTTGTTCAGCTCGGGCATGGAGGACCTGGCCATCGGCTGTATCCTCGGCGTGCTGCTTGCCGCCCTGGTGGCCTGGGGCTGGGGACGCTTCGGCAGCCGTATCCGCCTCGACCGCTTCTTCAAGGTGACCTCGGTGTTCCTCGTCCTGTTCGCCCTGCAGCTGGTCTTCTACGCCTTCCACGAGTACACCGAAACCGGCCTGCTGCCCATCGACAACGACTACTGGCACGTCGTCACCGAGCCCTGGGGCCCGGAAGGCCAGTACGGCCAGTGGATCACTTATTCCCTGGTGGTCGTACCCCTGCTCTGGTTCGTGGCACTGGTGGTGCGGGACAAACTGTCCCAGCCGACCCGGCACGCCCCCTCGGCCCAGGTCTAA
- a CDS encoding DUF2325 domain-containing protein, which produces MPIRFPLAATPAKPGPVFALGRDASGLSESGIPVAADSAGSRRRRLWEVKHQYHCPVIGTCLPMDVLRRLAEKARVSVEGLSDFALHTQAVGHAENRTAFADLMQRELERRHALAVKRFAPARDEAALWQLWCDAVARGDVPGALWAVWTHPRCGADLAHRIYGEIHMISHQTGAGQNADLQRLASLAATVADLRGKLDSLTERAAERLAEKVGELEIVRGQLAGLESALAERDALRRRVAALEAAAATAGAREDGWRCQAQGQARRAEAAEGQVRALARALAETREELADIRAEAHAAATALDAWSSADTRPCGAACNAAAPDLSGRAVLCVGGIPALTEAYRLIVEKAGGRFVHHDGGLEDNPKALDGTLAAADAVICQAGCISHGAYWRLKDHCKRTGKPCAYLKRASVTSFVRGVVQVAEGAAETGAGADEKAYR; this is translated from the coding sequence ATGCCGATCCGCTTTCCCCTTGCCGCTACGCCCGCCAAGCCGGGGCCGGTCTTTGCCTTGGGCAGGGATGCGTCTGGCTTGTCCGAGAGCGGGATACCCGTCGCCGCGGACAGCGCCGGTTCGCGCCGCCGCCGCTTGTGGGAGGTCAAGCACCAGTACCACTGCCCGGTGATCGGCACCTGCCTGCCCATGGACGTGCTGCGCCGCCTGGCGGAAAAGGCCCGGGTGAGCGTGGAAGGCCTGTCCGACTTTGCCCTGCACACCCAGGCGGTGGGCCACGCGGAAAACCGCACGGCCTTTGCCGACCTGATGCAACGCGAGCTGGAGCGGCGCCACGCTCTGGCGGTGAAGCGGTTTGCCCCGGCCCGGGACGAAGCCGCCCTGTGGCAGCTGTGGTGCGACGCCGTGGCCCGAGGCGACGTGCCCGGCGCCCTGTGGGCGGTCTGGACCCATCCCCGTTGCGGCGCCGACCTGGCCCACCGCATCTATGGCGAGATCCACATGATCTCCCACCAGACGGGCGCCGGGCAGAATGCCGACCTGCAGCGCCTGGCCAGCCTGGCCGCCACCGTGGCCGACCTGCGCGGCAAGCTCGACAGCCTGACCGAACGGGCCGCCGAGCGCCTGGCAGAAAAGGTCGGCGAACTGGAAATCGTGCGCGGCCAGTTGGCGGGCCTCGAATCCGCCCTGGCCGAGCGGGACGCCCTGCGCCGCCGGGTCGCTGCCCTGGAGGCAGCCGCCGCCACGGCGGGGGCACGGGAAGACGGCTGGCGTTGCCAGGCCCAAGGCCAGGCACGACGGGCCGAAGCCGCCGAAGGGCAGGTGCGGGCGCTGGCCCGGGCCCTGGCCGAAACCCGGGAGGAACTGGCCGACATCCGCGCCGAAGCCCATGCCGCCGCCACCGCCCTCGACGCCTGGAGCAGTGCCGACACCCGCCCCTGTGGGGCGGCCTGCAATGCGGCGGCACCGGACCTGTCCGGCCGTGCGGTGCTGTGCGTCGGCGGCATTCCCGCCCTGACCGAGGCCTACCGGCTGATCGTGGAAAAGGCCGGTGGCCGCTTCGTGCATCACGACGGCGGCCTGGAGGACAACCCGAAAGCCCTGGACGGCACCCTGGCCGCCGCCGACGCGGTGATCTGCCAGGCCGGCTGCATCAGCCACGGCGCCTACTGGCGCCTCAAGGACCACTGCAAGCGCACCGGCAAGCCCTGCGCTTACCTCAAGCGGGCCAGCGTCACCAGCTTCGTACGCGGCGTGGTCCAGGTCGCCGAAGGCGCTGCCGAGACCGGGGCCGGTGCGGATGAGAAGGCCTATCGCTAA